One region of Aurantimonas sp. HBX-1 genomic DNA includes:
- the pufB gene encoding light-harvesting antenna LH1, beta subunit yields MADHLTAAGREAGTLSGMTEREAQEFNGLFVTSFAVFTGIAVVAHILVWIWRPWLQTPEVSAASLDMVQPLLTLIG; encoded by the coding sequence ATGGCAGATCATCTAACGGCAGCTGGCCGGGAAGCGGGGACGCTTTCCGGCATGACGGAAAGGGAGGCACAGGAGTTCAACGGACTCTTCGTGACGTCCTTCGCCGTCTTCACCGGCATCGCGGTCGTCGCGCACATTCTCGTCTGGATCTGGCGGCCCTGGCTGCAGACCCCCGAGGTCAGCGCGGCCAGCCTCGACATGGTGCAGCCCCTACTCACCCTCATCGGCTAG
- the pufA gene encoding light-harvesting antenna LH1, alpha subunit, with translation MWRIWLLFDPRRALIGLFTFLLVLALLIHFILLSTARFNWLANPTVVPVQVGQVEMTVRPS, from the coding sequence ATGTGGCGAATCTGGCTTCTCTTCGATCCGCGCCGGGCCCTGATCGGGCTCTTCACCTTCCTTCTGGTGCTGGCGCTGCTCATCCACTTCATCCTGCTGTCGACGGCCCGCTTCAACTGGCTGGCCAATCCGACGGTCGTGCCGGTCCAGGTCGGACAGGTCGAGATGACGGTCCGGCCCAGCTAG
- the pufL gene encoding photosynthetic reaction center subunit L: MAMLSFERKYRVRGGTLVGGDLFDFWVGPFYVGFFGVTAAFFSLLGSLLIFYDISQGDTFNIFAVSVAPPSIEYGLGLAPLDDGGIWQLVTMCAIGGFVSWTLREIEICRKLGIGWHVPIAYSFAVLAYVSLVVIRPLLLGAWGHGFPYGIMSHLDWVSNVGYQFLHFHLNPAHMLAVTFFFTTTMFLGLHAGVILAAVNPGKGQAVKYGEHENAYFRDFICYSIGPYGIHRLGLFFALNAGFWSAVCIIISGPFWDGPWPNWFDFYLQTPATIGNVSY, from the coding sequence ATGGCGATGCTGTCTTTCGAACGGAAATACCGGGTCCGCGGCGGCACCCTCGTCGGCGGCGACCTTTTCGACTTCTGGGTGGGGCCCTTCTATGTCGGGTTCTTCGGCGTCACAGCGGCGTTCTTCTCGCTGCTCGGGTCGCTGCTGATCTTCTACGACATCAGCCAGGGCGACACCTTCAACATCTTCGCCGTCAGCGTGGCGCCGCCGTCCATCGAGTATGGGCTGGGCCTTGCGCCGCTCGACGACGGCGGCATCTGGCAACTCGTCACCATGTGCGCGATCGGCGGCTTCGTCTCCTGGACGCTGCGCGAGATCGAGATCTGCCGCAAGCTCGGCATCGGCTGGCACGTGCCGATCGCCTATTCCTTCGCGGTGCTGGCCTACGTGTCACTGGTGGTCATCCGGCCGCTGCTGCTGGGCGCCTGGGGCCACGGCTTTCCCTACGGCATCATGAGCCATTTGGACTGGGTCTCGAACGTCGGCTACCAGTTCCTGCACTTCCACCTGAACCCGGCGCACATGCTGGCGGTGACGTTCTTCTTCACCACGACGATGTTTCTCGGCCTGCATGCCGGCGTGATCCTTGCGGCCGTCAATCCCGGCAAGGGCCAGGCGGTCAAGTATGGCGAGCACGAGAACGCCTATTTCCGCGACTTCATCTGCTACTCGATCGGCCCCTACGGCATCCACCGTCTCGGCCTGTTCTTCGCCCTGAACGCCGGATTCTGGAGCGCGGTCTGCATCATCATCTCCGGCCCGTTCTGGGACGGCCCGTGGCCGAACTGGTTCGACTTCTACCTGCAGACCCCCGCCACCATCGGCAACGTCAGCTACTGA